DNA sequence from the Marinilongibacter aquaticus genome:
CAAAATCAGCCACCACCGTACTCGTACCTGAAATGGCTATTCCTTTTCCCGTGGAATTCGTAATTGTGGTACCGTTACTCGCAGACAATGTGCCACCCACGCCGTTCAAGCTCACTGCATTTCCGGGTGCATTCTCCGAAACAATTTGTTTGAATACCAAAGCCGCGGTTCCATTTGTCAAATCCAAAGCTGCACCCGTGCCGTTCAATGTCATTTCGGAAGTGGTGCAGGTACCAAAGTCGTTACCAGAAATATCGCCAAGGGCGTTGCCCATATCGAAACCACGGAGTCTATTGTTCTTCGCCAATGTAATTGTCGTGCCCGTGGCGTTGGTCAAATTCGGAGCCGTTTGTCCTGTGGACGGTAGGGCCAAAGAATAAGTAGGTAAACTGATGCCTAAGATTGTTGCCAAACCTTGGGTAGCTCCGGCTCCAATTATTTGCTGGCCATCCAGTAAACTTGCTCCACCACTGTATGTTCCAGAGTAGACAAAAATCACCTGGTTTTGAGCAGGCTTTCCGGCCGTTCCCGTATTGGCAACCCCAAAATTGCTCCAATCTTTAAAAGGCGAAGTGAGCGAGCCGTCGCCATTGCTACCCGCCGCACTGTTGACAAACCAAAGGCTTATGCCTATATCAAATGTCACCGTGCCCATGCTTGTCCCCGAGCTTGTATTCAATGTGTACGTATACGAATCTGTGTTTGCCGCCGTGCCTGTTTTGGGCGTATAGGTAAATGAGCCATCCATGTCGATCGTAATTTTCCCGCCATCGGTGGTGGCCGCATCCACCACAGCCGTGGCTGTCATGGCGGTGTTGTCGGGACTGATATCATTGAGCAACAAGCCATTTGCGGCATCCACATCTATTCCCACATTGCCCAAACTGCTGTAGGTATCGGCCACAGCTATGGGCGTGGCTTTTACAGAACCGGCCACTAAGCTCAAATTCGTGTTCAATTCGTCGGTCAATACAACCGAAGTGGCGTCTTCACCTCCGGTGTTCGACAACACGATAGTGTAATTCAACTGGGCACCGGGCACCACGTTTCCACCACCCTCTACCGTAAACGACTTCACGGCCGTGACATTTACACCCAATGGCGGACGCCAGTTTTCATCGACTTCCTGAAATGCGGGAACAAGCCCTAAAGCGTGCTGCAAGTCATTGGCATTCTGTCCGAGCCTTAGGCTTTTTGCATACACCACCGCTTTTTTTTCGACGGCACTTTCCGGTAAGGCCTGCCGATTGAGCCACCAAAAAAACGGAAAAAGCATGCTGGCCAGAAACAGATAGAAGTTTTTCATGTCAATAGGTTTAAATCCATCATTTAGGAGAAAACAGCCTCGTATTGCATGCCTGTTTCATCGAAACCGATGGGTGATATAAATACGGGCAAATTGCCCAAGCTCGGGTGTTCGATCACAACTGTACCCTGACTGTAATATTGGTCCTTTTGCAGACTGCGAATCACAAAGGAAAAGGGTTTTCTTTCCAGTGGTGAATAGCCTTTCAGCTCGGTCAGGGAAATGAGTTCGCAAGGCAAAGCCACTTTATCCGTAAAATGCACCTGCATTGTTTTATGCAGTAATTCACGAAAATCCTCAAATGCCAATTTGTCCAATTCCATAGGTTTTTCCTGTTTTAAGCCGCCCGCCATTCCAAAAGGTGATATACGCCGTTGGTTTCGCTCACTTTCCTAAAGCCCAATCTTTTGTATAAATTCATTGCTGGATTGAAGCTCTCGACATGAATACTGACAGGCCTGTGCAAGGTTTTTCCTTTCGCTTTTATGTCTTCCAATATGCGGGTGCCGATTCCCTGTGCACGCCATTTCGGTAAAAGAGCGATATCGATGATACGGATTTCCTTTCCTTTAAAATTTGTATCGATATACAATCGCCCGATGTCTTCTTTCTTGTAGCGGATCATGTAAAAACCCGCCCCATTGTAATTCTGCTGATAGTATGTGTGCTGATAACTGAATTGCTGCATCAAAAAAGCCGTTTTCTGACTCTGAGTCCAATCGGTCAAACGCTGCATTTCAGCCTCTCGGGTGCTGCTGTATATTTCGCAGAGTTTGGGTAAATCCTCCTCTCCGATTCCCCTTAACACAATTTCTTTATGGCTCAGATTCAATGGCATGATGCGGTCTTTAACTTCGTGATGGAAAAAGCCCTTGCAAGGCAATGATAAAGTTCAGGGTCAGATAGGGCATCATGTTGTTGTGAGCTTGGCCGCCACCCGAACTTTCGAGCATAGCCGGTGCCATGTTGACATTCGGCGTAGCATTGGCATAAATTCCTGCCGAAGCCGTAGACAAGCTTTTGTTCTCTGCTTGGCTCGACTCGGCCACTTCGTTCGTCGCCCTCAACTGATGATTATGATTCGGCATTTGGGCTTCGGAAAGGTCCACAGTTTCCAATCCCCCCTTTTGGCCCAATAGCCGGGCAGTAAGGCCAGGGCCGCGGCCGGGGTGCATGGGACTACGCCCTTGCAAATTCGGCAATGCGGTGGTCGATCTCCCATCTCCACCATACGTAGTACCAATTAAAGAAAACAGTGCGGTATTCTGCGAAACGGGCAAAAGCTGTCCCTCGCAAAAAGCCCAGCTTCTTGGAGCAAAATTGCCTGCAAAAATTCGAATTTCGGCTATAAATGGTTCTGACATATCTGTATCTTGATTTAAATGTGGGTCAACCCCTGGAGGGGTAAATCCCAAAAAGGGCCACGATAAAATTAATGCACAAAAAGGGCTGCAAATTTGTATGCGATTGGCTCCCGCCCACCGAATCAATCGCATCCGTACGCATATTCTGGTTTGGCGGATCGGCAAAGTAAAGAGACACTTGGCTCGATGTGGCCAAAACCGCACTCTCCGGAGAAGCCGTATTGGCCAAGGCTTTCGAGGCTTTTGTTTTATGACCATGCGAGGGCATTTGGTTGGTCGTCAAGGTCACTTTCTCCACTCCGCCTTTACTGCCCAAATTTCGGCTGCTCAAACCCGGACCGTGCCCCGCATGAATGGGCACCCTTCCACGCATATCTGGCAAACCAAAAGTGGTACGGCCATCCCCACCATAAATGGTACCGAAAAGACTAAAAAGAGCATCATTCTGACTCACCGCAAGCAATTGTCCATCGCAAAAAGCCCAGGATCTTGGAGCAAAATTGCCTGCAAACATTCTTATTTCACCCACGTAAGGCTCCGACATAATCGAAATGTTTTGTTTCTATTTTTATTAATTCCTCGAAGGAAAAAGCCCTTGTAGGGCAATACAAAAGTTCACGGCCAAATAGGGCTGCATGTTGTCATGGGCTTGGCTACCACCCATATTCACCAATGTCCCCGCACTCAAGTCCGCCAAAGATTCCAAAGTATCGTTGTAAATGTTAGCTGGAGTCGATACAGAAAGCACATTGTTTGTTGCCGTCGGTACATTCGAGGCCACAGAGCCCGTGGCATAAGCCTTCACCTCATGTGTATGTTCGGGCATCTCGGCCACAGTCAAAGTGTGCGTTTCTTCTCCGCTTTTTTGTCCAAGATTGTGCCCCGCCCCTGCATGAATGGGTGTGCGACCACGTAAATCGGGTAAGGCAAAGGAAGTTCTCCCGTCGCCACCGTAAGTCGTACCCAATAAAGAATACAAGGATTGATTTTGATTGATGGGCAAAATCTGACCATCGCACAGCGTCCAACCATTTGGAGCAAAATTGAAACCCACCATGCGTATTTCGGCTAAAAACGGTTCAGACATAATTGTTTTGTTTACTCAAAAAATCAAATACAAAATTTAGGCTACAGCACGCGAAAT
Encoded proteins:
- a CDS encoding DUF6916 family protein, with protein sequence MELDKLAFEDFRELLHKTMQVHFTDKVALPCELISLTELKGYSPLERKPFSFVIRSLQKDQYYSQGTVVIEHPSLGNLPVFISPIGFDETGMQYEAVFS
- a CDS encoding GNAT family N-acetyltransferase — encoded protein: MPLNLSHKEIVLRGIGEEDLPKLCEIYSSTREAEMQRLTDWTQSQKTAFLMQQFSYQHTYYQQNYNGAGFYMIRYKKEDIGRLYIDTNFKGKEIRIIDIALLPKWRAQGIGTRILEDIKAKGKTLHRPVSIHVESFNPAMNLYKRLGFRKVSETNGVYHLLEWRAA
- a CDS encoding phage tail protein; protein product: MSEPFIAEIRIFAGNFAPRSWAFCEGQLLPVSQNTALFSLIGTTYGGDGRSTTALPNLQGRSPMHPGRGPGLTARLLGQKGGLETVDLSEAQMPNHNHQLRATNEVAESSQAENKSLSTASAGIYANATPNVNMAPAMLESSGGGQAHNNMMPYLTLNFIIALQGLFPSRS
- a CDS encoding phage tail protein codes for the protein MSEPYVGEIRMFAGNFAPRSWAFCDGQLLAVSQNDALFSLFGTIYGGDGRTTFGLPDMRGRVPIHAGHGPGLSSRNLGSKGGVEKVTLTTNQMPSHGHKTKASKALANTASPESAVLATSSQVSLYFADPPNQNMRTDAIDSVGGSQSHTNLQPFLCINFIVALFGIYPSRG
- a CDS encoding phage tail protein, with protein sequence MSEPFLAEIRMVGFNFAPNGWTLCDGQILPINQNQSLYSLLGTTYGGDGRTSFALPDLRGRTPIHAGAGHNLGQKSGEETHTLTVAEMPEHTHEVKAYATGSVASNVPTATNNVLSVSTPANIYNDTLESLADLSAGTLVNMGGSQAHDNMQPYLAVNFCIALQGLFPSRN